TTACCAGATCGAAAACTGACACAAGCCAAGAAACCTTTTGAAGTATATTTGCAGCTGCAAAAAGAGGGTAAAACTTGGCGATTATTGATGTCAGACAATGATACTAAAGATACAGAAGCTACTTGGCATAGTTACTTAGTTCAATAGGTACATCGGGCAAAAAAGTCCTGTATAAAAGACTAAAATTATGAATAGGATGGATGTCAAGCAAATCAAATATTAGTCGTATTTTATACTTTCAACTACTTGCCCACTCTCTTAATTCTTGAGTATCTGTTGTCAATTGCCAATCTTGTGTAACTCTAGAAACCATCACAGTGCTAGTAATGAAAGCAGTCATTTATGGGCATGATGGGAATTATCTTAATCCAATGGGGTAAAAGATTTTTCTACCAATAAAGATAAAAATTCCAGAAACATAGATGATTTTTCGAGAACATGACTTCTTTTTCACTTTCATGTTGTGGGTTGTATTTGGTAATTAGTCAGAAATTTCCAAAATCCTCATAAAGTAATTAACTGAAAAGGACATTGCCACTCACAGATATCTAGTTTTTTGCCCTAGGTGTTAGACATCTCATTATCTCCAATATATGAAAATATGTATTTAAACTTTCTTGCTAGTTCCGTTGCGGGAATTGGGATTTTAGTATTACTTACCTTTGGTTTGTTACAGTGGTTTCATGTTTCGGCAGGAAGTTTTTTAGATTGGGTAATTGGTGGCGCTAGTTTTTGGTGGTTGTTGGTAATTGTCACCGTACCTTGGAATATTTATTTTCAAGCTAAGGAAGTATTAGCACAGGGGGAACAGTCTAGTGAAAAAGGTATTTCCGTAGATGGCAGAAAAATTAATTATGTGAAACTTTTGGCAAAGCGATCGCTACTAATTGCCATTACCTTACATATTTTCTCCGCTATTGGTTTATATCTCTTAGCTGCGACAGGGATTAGTGCTGTAGGTTATGTGAGTTCCGGTGCAGCATTGTTGCTTACGGGTTTACGCCCAGCGATTAGTGCCTATGAATACCTCTATGCTAGGTTAAGGATGATTGGTGAAGAATGGAGATATCCCCGTGAAGATATCGTTGAGTTGCGTTATCGGTTTGATGCGTTGGTGGAAGAAGTAAGACAAATTCAAGAGCAATTGAACCCGGAAAACTCCTATTCCTTAGCTGGGAATCTGCAACGATATGGGGAAGATAATCGTAGGGAACTAGCAAGGGTGACAGCTAACTTGGAAGAATTGCGAGCGATGAATCAAACAGAACATGAACGTTTAGGAAGGGAAGCAAGAGCAGCGATCGCCCAACTTTCTACAGATGGGCAATTCTTAGATCATGTACGGGAAATTCTCAGATTTTTTAAGGAAGCATAGTCATAGATAGTGCAGGAGTAATCAGTCAATAATGATACTTATTTCTCAGTAATCACATCAAACCTGCCGATTCATACAGACGTTTCAACATGGCTTTGATTTTCTCACCATACTGTAAATCTGCTGACCAACGTCCGGATAATTCGTCAATGGTGGGTGCAATTCCACGAGCAACAAACCGAAATCTGGGATCGACAACTTCTTGAACTAAAGGTTCTAAACTAGCGTAAGCTTTTAAACGTTGGATATGCGCTCTGATGCCGATTTTAGCACTTTCAAAAGTTGCTGTTTCCGAGCCACCACCAATAGTTCCTAACCCGGCAAAATTATTTTGTTCTGGTTTAATATCACCACCAAACCGTAAAAATCCGGTTTCTACACACATTTGACAAAAAGCAATATCAAAATTTACACCTTCGATGTTGGCTTCTTCGCGGTACAGTTTGGGTAAATCGGGAAATTTGACTAAAGCGTTTTCATTATTATTACGGAGGAATATCTGTAATTGAATTTCCGAAGTGTATCCCCTAGCCATAATTTTATCAAACTGACCGGGGAAAACTATAACGTTGGAACGTAAAATAACTGTACGAGTTGCACTATCCCAACCAACAGAAATATTAAATTCTCTGAGTTCAATGGCTTTGACATAAACTATTCGTCGATATGTTAAGCGTCTAACTTCAGGAATCTTGGATAAATCCACTCGTAAACGGTCAGCGACATCTATGGGAATGTAGGCATTACCATTAACTAATATGCCTTGCTCAGAGTATTTTTGACCATTAATGGTAATATTAATTGTTGGATAAACAGGATTGCTGGGAGTTGGGTCAATAGTATTACTCCAAGCAATTAACCCATCGGCAATCCCAATAGCAAAATCTCGCCGACGATTCTGGAGGAGATTGCGATCGTCTGGGTTACTAATAAAACAAGTATTCATTAACAGTGAAGGAATCGTGGTGCGACGACAAAATGCGAGGTTGCCGATACCACTATCGGAATCTGGTTTAACACCACGGTTAGGTATTTGAGGAACACGACGCAGCAGGGACATTAAGAGGATTTCTGCGTGTTTTTTGCGTTCATTATTATTTGTAATATAAAATACACTGGCACCTCTGACCGTTGGACTACTAGCTGCATCTGCGTGTATTTCCACAGCGACATCATCCTGGCGACCACGGGAATTAATCCAAGCTATAGTATCTTTAGAACTGAGGTCATCGGGAATAGATAAGACATCATAGTTGCGCGATCGCAGTTCTGCAACCACCATATCCCGTAACCGAATCATTTCCCTGGCTTCAGTAGTACCACCAGCAATTGAACCTGGATCAATACCTCCCGCTTCTTTCCCTCCGTGTGCTGCTGAAATAAAAATACGTCCCATCTTCAGTATTTCCTCTGATTAAGATTAACCCTTGAGAATGCTGTTCATCAATTCTCTAATAGAAAACAACAATATAATAACTATCAGTCTCTGATTGGGTAATAGGTTATGGGGAAGAGTTGACGGCTAAGTGCTGACAGATAAAATACCCTTTCCCTTTTCCCTTTCCCAAGTTCCCCTCCTCCCCTCCTCCCATGCACACCCCCCGTTTACATCGAGACACCGTAGAACAAATCAAAGAGCGAGCTGAGATTGTAGATGTGGTCTCGGAGTACGTAGTTTTACGGAAACGAGGTAAAGATTACGTGGGATTATGTCCCTTCCATAATGAAAAAACTCCGAGTTTTAGTGTCAGTCCGAGTCGCCAAAGTTTTTACTGTTTCGGTTGTCAAGCGGGGGGAGATGCCATCAAATTCTTGATGGATATACATAAACAACCCTTTGCAGAAGTGGTGTTAGATTTAGCACGACGTTATCAGGTTCCAGTACAGACTTTAGAACCAGAGCAAAGACAAGAGTTACAGCGACAAATATCAGAGCGATCGCAACTCTATGAACTTTTAGCTACGGCAGATCAATTCTATCAGCACGCTCTCAGACAACCCCAGGGAGAAGTAGCGTTAAACTATTTGCGACAACAACGACAGATCAAGGATGAAACGATTCAGGAATTTGGTTTAGGTTATGCTCCTGGGGGGTGGGAGACTCTCTACCGTTATTTAGTCGATAGTAAACGTTATCCTCCACCTTTGCTAGAAAAAGCGGGTTTGATTAAACCTCGCAAGGAAAATAGCGGTTATTATGACGTGTTCCGCGATCGCCTGATGATTCCAATCCGCGATATCATGGGGCGAGTCATTGCCTTTGGTGGTAGAACTTTGGGTGATGAGCAACCAAAATACTTGAACTCTCCAGAAACAGAATTATTTAATAAGGGTAAGACTTTATTCGCCCTAGATAAAGCCAAAACCGGAATTTCCCAGCAAGATCAGGCAATTGTTGTGGAGGGATATTTTGACGCGATCGCTCTCCATGCTGCGGGTATTGATCATGTGGTTGCTTCCCTGGGAACTGCTCTCAGTATTGAGCAAGTACGGATACTTTTACGCTACAGTGAATCTAAGCAACTCATCCTCAATTTTGATGCGGATAAAGCTGGTACAAATGCTGCACAAAGAGCGATTGGAGAAATTTCCCAGCTAGCTTATCAAGGAGAAGTACAACTCAAAATCCTGAATATCCCTGATGGTAAGGATGCAGATGAATATCTACAAACCCATACAACACAAGACTATCAACAACTAATAGTTAATGCCCCTTTATGGTTAAATTGGCAAATTCAGCAAATTATCCAAGATAAGGATTTAAAACAACCGGGTGATTTTCAACAGGTTTCTCAAGAATTTGTCAAATTAATTAAGAATATTGCCAATACGAATACTAGGGAATATTATATTACCCACTGTGCCGAAATTCTCAGTCAAGGGGATACTCGACTAGTTGCTTTGCGAGTGGAAAATTTATTAACTCAAGTTAGTCCTGGAACAGAAAACAAACAAAATTTTCGTCAATTTACTAGCAATAAATCTTCTGCTTCAAGTAAATCCTATCTCACCCAAACGGAACCTAGTTTACTAGAACAGGCAGAAGCATTATTGTTAAGGATTTATCTCCATTGCCCAGAAAATCGCTTGGTTATTAGTACAGCTTTGGAAGAAAGAGATTTACAATTTAGCCTTTCCCATCATCGTTTTCTCTGGCAACAAATTCTGGAAATCATCCCAGAAAATTATGGTGATGAATTGCTGACTGCCGTACAACAAAGATGTTTGGAGTTCCCCGAAGAAACTGATTTGGTTTCCCATATTTTTCATTTAAACGAAAAAGCCAAAAAGGAAATTCAAAGAACTCCCCAGGTAATACAAGCAGCTATTGCATGTATGGAAATTGCCATATCTGAAAAGCGTTGTCGTTATTTTCGAGAGTCTTGGGAGCAAACAGAACCAGAAAAAGAGCCAGAACAATATAAATATTATGCAGATGCTTTTACTAAGGAAAAACGGAATCTACAAGAATTGGAAAAACAGAGACTGTTTTCTCTCCTAGATTTACTACAATTCAATTATTAGAGTTTTTCATATCTGCTAAATCATATCGGGGTCAATATTTAATTCTCGTAATTTAGCTGCTAGACGTTCGGCTTTTTGAGCTTCCTTTTCTGCGTTTGAGAAAAGCTACCTCACAGGATTTAAGGGCAAAACAAAGTATCACGAGTATCCCTACCAGTCACAGGATTTCTACCTGTAGCGACTTGACATAATTTATCTTGTTCATCATCTCGCAACAACACATCAGTAAAATCTGCCCCATCAATAATTGCCCCGTCAAATTTGGCACTGGCAGCAAAAGCACCCTCTAGGATAGCATTAGTTAAATTTGCTTTAATCAGACGGGCAGAGTCGAGGGTAGCAAACATCAAATTTGCACCTTCCAGGTTTGCAGATTCCAAATTAGCAGCAAAGAAACTCACACCTTGGAGATTGGCTTTACTAAAATTACTTTGCTTGAGATTTGCTTTCGTAAAACTTGAATCTGTTAAATCTCTCCCCGAAAAATCAGCTTCGATAAGAATTTCCTTGTTGTAATCCAGAGCGATCGCCCCCGGAATGCAGCCTAAAAATCCTGTTACAGAAACTACTATAAATAACAATAGACTCAGTATATTTACTACCATAATCTTAACCCAAACTTATCCTAATTATTCCAGGCAATGGCGAACCACTCTTCCTCTCATTATCCCGATATCGGTCAACTTGGAGAAGACCTGGTGACAGAATACCTCAAATCCCAAGGTTGGATAATTTTACAGCGTCGCTGGCGTTGTCCTTGGGGAGAAATTGATATTATTGCTGAGTCAGGAAAGATATTGGTATTTGTAGAGGTGAAAACTCGCAGTTCGGGTAGTTGGGATAGTGGAGGGAAGTTAGCGATCGCCACCCGTAAACAAGCAAAACTCAGACAAACCGCAGAAATATTTCTAGCAGAGAATTGCGAAAAATCCGATTATCCCTGTCAATTTGATGTGGCGATCGTTCACTGTCGCCCAAGCTCAAGGAAAAACCTCAAGATACAATATATACATACAAAACTCCCCACCTTGCTCACAGAGGGATACGAGTTAGTCTTACAAGAATATATCGCCGCAGCCTTTTAGATATTAATTCGCTTCACAACCTTCGCAATGACATAGTTATAAATTTTCCCGCAGCCAATTCCTAAAAGCTTTCATTGCTTGACTGCTACCAACAACTTGAATTTGCTGGACATATTGATTTACTAGCTCAATTAAGTAAGTCGGTGAGAATAAACCTAACTATGTAACAGATTGTAAAATCGTCAAAACCGTTGCGATTGCTTCATTCCACTGAGTCGCAAAGCGACACGCTACGCGAACGTTTCATTCGCAATGACATAGCGTGAATTATTTAAGCCGTTCTACTTATCATAATGTCTGGAAATGTAGGACTAAAATTTGACTCTACATATTTTCCAGCTTGCAAGACGTTAATTTTTAACCCTTGTTTCTCCTATATTATTTGAAGTTGCCCGTTATTGTTTGTTTGACATACTCTGCCTAAAGGCGAGGTGATTCTTGACGCTTCATTCACACTCATGCAGATAGAATAATAGGTAACAGACCATAGATAGCTTGGAAATATCCAATTACCTATTACCCATTACCTACTAATAAAGTATTCACTTTTCTATGACAAATATCATGCCAGCGTTTCTGGACAGTAACCCAAACCCCTGACAAACTGTTGGCGAAACGCTTCAATCTCTTCTTTTTCTGGGTTACCATGGGAAACAATTGCTACTTGATAGCGGCGCATCACATCCACGGGACTCTGACCCGCTTCCAAACTCCAAAGTGCCATCTGTACGCGCATTGGCGGTTCATAGCTAATTCCTAATTCATTCAGGAAAGCCCGGAAATTGCCATCTTCTTCGGAAGATATTTGACTTGTGAGTTTAACACGTACAACCCAACCATCAATTTGATGAATCACGGTAACAAAAGACACGGGCATTTGGGGTCTGGCGTGCAGGTGTTGAACAACCCTCAAAGTGAGACTGGCATTTGCCAGATAATACAAGTATTCCATCTTGGTTCTAGGGATCAAAGCCAATCCTACATATCTATTATTGTGAGATCAGGTTGACTATTCGCTAGGGTAAAAGCCCCCGTTTTTCGATAGGGAAGTTTACCCAATTTTCATATAATTACTTGCGTGTTACTTAATGATATCCATCTTGAAGTCTAGGGATAAAAAACATTCGCAATCATTTAGAGTTCCTTTATAACCGCACATTGCCAGCTTATTTCTATTTCCTCAAACCTCAATGCAGCAAGAACTAGCAGCTAATTTTCCCCATCATTCCTCAGCCAGCAATACCCAGGAAGAATTAGATTTTTCCCTGTCTGGATATGACTATGATTTACCTCCAGAGCTAATTGCTCAGAATCCCGTAGTACCCCGTGATAGTTCGAGGTTACTCGTAGTTGATTCCCGCAAAATCGGTGTGGATGCCCCTGCAAAACATCGTATTTTCCGTGATTTAGCGGAAATTCTCCAGCCGGGAGACTTATTAGTGATGAACAACACGAGAGTTTTGCCTGCTCGGATGTATGGGCAGAAATCCACTGGAGCAGAAATTGAAGTACTTTTATTAGAAGAGCGCCAAGAGAATTGTTGGTTAGCCCTTGTCAAGCCAGGTAAGCGCTTTAAACAAGGAACTGAGTTAAGGTTTACGGCGCAGGGAACAGATATTTGCTTAACTGCCAAGGTAGTAGATAGTGATGAGGCAACGGGAGGGCGGTTGCTAGAGTTTACCGTACCAGAGGGGAAATCTTTAATACAGCTATTAGATGTATTTGGAGAAGTACCCCTGCCCCCATATATTACTGAGACAACGGCAGCTAGCGCCCAGTATCAAACGGTGTATGCGGAAAATCCGGGGGCGATCGCCGCACCAACTGCGGGATTACATTTCACTCCAGAGTTACTGGAAAGATTACGTTCTCAGAATATTCACCAAGCGTTTATTACTCTCCATGTGGGTGTGGGTACGTTTCGCCCGGTGGAGGTTGAAGATGTCACTACCCACCAAATGCACGCCGAATGGATCGAGGTGCCGGCAACAACTGTAGAGCAAATTCGTGCTACCCAAGCTGCTGGAGGCAGAATCATCGCAGTGGGAACCACGGCTGTACGTGCCCTGGAAGGAGCCGCCGCCGCCCATGGAGGCACAATCCAACCATTTTGTGGCAAAACTAACTTATTTATTTACCCTGGGTTTAAATGGCAGGTGGTTGAGGGTTTAATTACTAATTTTCATTTGCCCCGCTCCAGTTTGTTGATGTTAGTGAGTGCTTTAATTGGGCGAACCCGATTATTGCAGATTTACCAAGAAGCGATTCAGGAAAAATATCGTTTTTATTCCTTTGGGGATGCCATGTTGATTTTGCCTTCAGGGATACTCAACAACGGGGAATGATGGTTGTGTCTATCTTAGGGGAATACTAAGGATGTGTTGTGGCTGCTGACTGACAATATTTCCCTATGATTGACAAAAAACCTAAGTCTGCTACTGGTCGTCTGACTCTGTTGTATATTATCTCCTTAGCTGCCATTGGCTGCCTATCTGCTTTGGGACAGTTTTTAATTCAGCGCTCCTTAACTCATCAAGAACTGAATTTAAAGTTTGTCAGTATTGCCCAACGTCAACAAATGTTGAGTCAGCAGTTAGGTAGGGAGGCGATCGCTCTGCAAATGACTATGGAACCGGGAAGACGGCAGCAGCAGATACGAGATATTCAGAATATTTTAAAAGAATGGCAAGTTTCTCGCCAGGATTTACAGCAGCTAGAAAAATCACCCCACCTGTCTGCTGATTGTCGTTTGTTAGTTACACAGATACTTCAGCAAACATCTCCAGGAATCTTGCAAAGTGCAGCCAGAACATTAATCACCACAAGCACAAATCCCCGACTAGCTCCTACACAAAAACTATCAGTTCCAGAAGTTACGCAAATTTCCGCGACTGCAAAAAGTTTCATGCAGGAAATGGATAGTATTATCTCCACTTACAATCAAAATGCCCAAACAGAAGTGAAAAATCTGCGGCAGCTAGAAATTTGGTTGTTTGTGATGACAGTCTTTACCCTAGTTTGTGAGGGAATATGGGTTTTTCAACCAGCAGTTAAGAAAATCCATCAAACGGTGAATGCATTGGGGCGATCGCTGGCAGAAACTCAAGAAATTGCCTCTAAGTTGGCGATCGCTCAGGAAAAATCCGATCATCTCCTCTTAAATATTCTTCCCGAGTCTATTGCCGAGCGACTGAAGGAAAAACCGACGGCGATCGCTGATGGGTTTGGGGAAGTGACTGTATTGTTTGCTGATATTGTCGGTTTTACCCAACTTTCTACCCAAATGCCACCGCAAAAACTAGTGGCAATGCTGAACCAGATTTTTTCGATGTTTGATCATTTGGCAGAAAAACATGGTTTGGAAAAAATCAAAACTATTGGTGATGCTTACATGGTGGTAGGTGGTTTGCCGACTCCGCGAGCAGATCATGCGATCGCTATCGTCGAAATGGCACTGGATATGCAAGCAGCCATGGCACAATTTAATCAAGAAACCCAGCTTAATTGTAATATTCGCATCGGAATTAACTCTGGTCCCGTTGTCGCTGGTGTGATTGGGATTAAAAAGTTTATCTATGATTTGTGGGGCGATACTGTCAATATTGCTAGTCGCATGGAATCCCATGGAATCCCCGGTTCGATTCAAGTTTCCCAAAGCACCTCTGAGCAAGTACAAGACAAATATATTTTGGAGTCACGAGGTGTGATGCAAATTAAGGGTAAGGGAGAAATGGAAACTTACTTGGTAAAAGCCAGAAAAGAGCGATCGCTAAAGTAATCATCAAATCCTCTTCCCTGACACATCAGATGCAGAAAATTTATCACAACGGATATTTTCCTCTTGAGGATGGGCATCCTATCTATATGAGCATCGAGCAGTCATTGCAGGTCGCCTATTATGTCTTCAACATATCAATTGTGTCAGTATTTTCTCCGTAGTGCTAAAGTAGCCTTACTTTGCTCCTCTAGCCTATTAGTTTTTACCATGGCAAATGTCACCAGTTTGCCTAGTCACCGAGCTTTGGCTTTAGAAACAGTTCCTTCTCAGGATTTAGATGCGGCAAGTTTCTATCAACAGGGTGTGATGCGTTATCACCGCAAAGATTTCCAAGGGGCTGAATCTGCTTTTCGTTTAGCCTTGCAGCGTGACCCTAATTTGGCAGCAGCGCGCAGTTTTCTAGGTAATATGATGTTACTGCAAAATCGCTTTGAGGCAGCCGCACAGGAGTATGCTGAGGCAATTCGGATAAATCCTAGCCAGCCGGAAGCTTATTATAATCTCGGTTTAGCGCTGCAAAGACAGGGACAACCGGAAGCGGCAATGACTGCCTACCGTCAAGCGTTGATTGTGAATCCTAACTTGGCGAATGCTCATTATAATTCCGGATTAATCTTGTATCAACAAGGACGAGTAGAGGAGGCGATCGCAGCCTACCGACAAGCCACTAATCTGGATGGCAACAATGATAATGCTTACTTAAACTTGGCGATCGCTCTGCAACAACAGGGAAATGTCAGTGAGGCGATCGCAGCTTATCAACAAGCGGTCAAAATCAATCCCCAAAACGTCATTGCTTACAATAACCTGGGGAGTCTCTTCGCATTACAGGGACAAAATCCGGAGGCAGTTGCTACCTATAAAGAAGCAATTCGTCTCATGCCCGAGAATGCCGAAGCTTATTATAATTTGGGTATAACTTGGTACAACCAAGGAGAATACAAAAATGCCAACAGTGCTTTTAAACGCGCTCGTAGTCGTTACCAAGAACAGGGTAATATCCAGCAAGTAGCGAAAATTGACCAATTGATGTTGCAAGTTGCTCAAAAGGAACAAACACAGAAGCAACCCACCCAAATTACCCAAGCTCCAGCACCGAATCGAACATCTGCAAATCCAGAAACTCCAGCTGTCTCTATTCCTGTTGAAGAACCTCCCGCTTTTGAACCCGTATTACCACCCTCTCCAGATGAAAATGTTCAAGAGACATCTTTAAAAGGTAAGAAGTAGTACACTGTCAAGGTTAATTTTAGGGATATCTCCCCCTTGTCCCCCTTGTCCCCTATTCAAATTTGAAAGACTAGCAGGGAAGAGGGAATAGGAAATAGGGAAACCCCATATTTATAGTAGGTTTGAACTTGCTCAATTAGGGCTATGTATCCCTTTTCCTAACTTTCTTCGTTCCCCTATTCCCTACGGGCGACAATATCTTAAATAGGCAAGCGATTTATATCTTTATTACAACCAATTACTACCATTAATGAACCCTTTTCTAAGCGCTTAGAAGGGTCAGGGTTAATGGTAAATTTGCCATCATTACTAACGGCGAGTAAATTCACCCCATAGCGATTACGTAATTGTAATTCACTGATGGTTCTACCGTGAAAATCATCGGGAACAATCACTTCAACAATACTATTATCTGGGTCAAGGTCAAAGCGTTCTAAGATAGATGGTTTAGTTAGCGATCGCGCTAGAGAACGTCCCGCTTCATACTCTGGAAATACCACATGGTCTGCACCAACGCGCTTGAGCAGTTTACAATGGACTTCCGTCGAAGCTTTCGCAACTACATGGGGAACACCCCCTTCTTTGACGTTTAAGGTTGTAATAATGCTTTCTTGGACATAATTACCAATCGCCACAATCACCGTATCAAATTCAAAAATTCCCGCTTCTTTTAAAGCTCCGGATTCTGTGGAATCTAATTGCAAAGCATGACCGACAATTTGCTCATTTAAAGCTTCAGAAACTCGCTTCTCATCGACATCTGTTGCTAGAACTTGATAGCCTAATTGATGCAGAGTTGAGCAAACAGAACGCCCAAATCTACCTAAACCAATCACAGCAAATTGATGGTTGTCTTTACGGAGACTACGGAAAAATCCTAATGAGGAAAAGTTCACTATTTTATCCTAGGTCAATGAATTAATTGAGTAGAGAGATGAGTGATTATTTATCAAGTCAAGACCTCATAAAGGTTTTTTTAGGTGAATGCTCGAAGATAACTTTTTCGATGAGAAACCTGATTTTCCCTGCACCCATATAACTAGATAAATACTCTTTGATGCAATGATGACCCCTATCTAGTTTATCTCTATTGAACTAAATAATCTTAGAAATTACTAACTTGAGTCACCATCACAGAAATTTTTTGCTGCCTCATTCCTAAAATAATTAACCTACTAAAAGGTTTTCTTCAGGATAATGAATTCTAGTCGGACGAGGGTCGCCTAAAATTGCTGACATTAATAAGAGTATTCCCACCCGACCGATATACATCGTGACAATTAAGATAATTTTGGCAGCAGTGGAAACAGTACCTGTAATTCCTGTGGAAAGTCCTACGGTGGCAAAAGCAGAAACGACTTCAAATAGAATTTGGATAAATGGTAATTCGGAGTCAGTAATTGCAATCAGAATCGTCGATACAATTACCGTTGCCACAGAACCCATAAAAACTCCCACAGCTTTCAAAACTAGGGAAACAGCTATTTTCCTTTTATAAAGTAATACTTCTTCTTTCCCTTGCAAAATTGATTTCGTACAACTTGTTAATACCCTTAAAGTTGTAGTTTTAATCCCACCCCCAGTACCCCCAGGACTCGCACCAATAAACATGAGAGCAATGGTGATAAATAAGCCGGCATTTGTCATTTTGCCAATATCGATGGTGTTAAAACCTGCGGTTCTCGGTGTAACGGATTGAAACCAAGCTGCAAGAAATTTATCTCCCCAACTCAGGTTACTCAGAGTGCCAGGATTTCTTGATTCCACAGCTAAAAATGCGGCAGTCCCAAGAATTAGTAAAATTATCGTTGTACTAGTTGCAACCACAAAATCGAGAGATAGGGATAATTTTTTCTGCCGATTTTTGATAAATTCCCGCAACAGAAAATACATCTCTAAAATTACCTGATAACCAATACCACCCAACACAATTAATCCAGTAATTGTAAAAACCACTAGATATGATGATTGATAGCCAATGAGATTATCTTTAAACAAACTAAATCCGGCATTATTCCAAGCATTAACACTATGGAAAACCGCTAGCCATAATCCCTGATTCCAACCATA
The Calothrix sp. 336/3 DNA segment above includes these coding regions:
- a CDS encoding TrkH family potassium uptake protein encodes the protein MTVARKICLGFFAVITAGTILLMMPFSTSSGKWNDLVVALFTSTSAVCVTGLAVVDTGTYFSFWGQFFIALLAQIGGLGYMTCTTFLILLLGKKFDLRQKIAIQQALDRPGMSGSTQIIRSIIATTLIFELTGVFLLLPAFVPNYGWNQGLWLAVFHSVNAWNNAGFSLFKDNLIGYQSSYLVVFTITGLIVLGGIGYQVILEMYFLLREFIKNRQKKLSLSLDFVVATSTTIILLILGTAAFLAVESRNPGTLSNLSWGDKFLAAWFQSVTPRTAGFNTIDIGKMTNAGLFITIALMFIGASPGGTGGGIKTTTLRVLTSCTKSILQGKEEVLLYKRKIAVSLVLKAVGVFMGSVATVIVSTILIAITDSELPFIQILFEVVSAFATVGLSTGITGTVSTAAKIILIVTMYIGRVGILLLMSAILGDPRPTRIHYPEENLLVG
- a CDS encoding TrkA family potassium uptake protein; translation: MNFSSLGFFRSLRKDNHQFAVIGLGRFGRSVCSTLHQLGYQVLATDVDEKRVSEALNEQIVGHALQLDSTESGALKEAGIFEFDTVIVAIGNYVQESIITTLNVKEGGVPHVVAKASTEVHCKLLKRVGADHVVFPEYEAGRSLARSLTKPSILERFDLDPDNSIVEVIVPDDFHGRTISELQLRNRYGVNLLAVSNDGKFTINPDPSKRLEKGSLMVVIGCNKDINRLPI